One Peribacillus simplex NBRC 15720 = DSM 1321 genomic region harbors:
- a CDS encoding acetyl-CoA C-acetyltransferase, with protein sequence MKEAVIVAGARTPVGRAKKGSLASVRPDDLGALVVKETLKRAGNYEGTIDDLIIGCAMPEAEQGLNMARNIGALAGLPYTVPAITINRYCSSGLQSIAYGAERIMLGQSDTVIAGGAESMSLLPMMGHVTRPNARLAETAPEYYMGMGHTAEAVAKKYGISRDDQDAFSVRSHQKAAKAIAEGKFSDEIVPVDVTLRSVGPDLKLQEKSFTFTQDEGVRPGTTAEVLKKLRPAFSVTGSVTAGNSSQTSDGAAAVMVMDGEKASSLGLKPMGKFRSFAVAGVPPEIMGIGPIAAIPKALKLAGLELSDIGLFELNEAFASQSIQIIRELGLNEEIVNVNGGAIALGHPLGCSGAKLTLSLLHEMKRRNQQFGVVTMCIGGGMGAAGVFELLA encoded by the coding sequence ATGAAAGAAGCGGTAATAGTAGCTGGAGCAAGGACTCCGGTAGGAAGAGCGAAAAAAGGTTCTCTTGCTAGTGTACGTCCTGATGATTTAGGGGCTCTTGTTGTAAAGGAAACGTTAAAGCGCGCAGGGAATTATGAAGGCACCATAGATGACCTGATTATCGGTTGTGCAATGCCTGAAGCGGAGCAAGGATTGAACATGGCGCGTAACATCGGAGCGTTGGCAGGATTGCCTTATACAGTACCCGCCATAACGATTAATCGTTACTGTTCAAGCGGGCTGCAAAGTATCGCTTATGGGGCGGAAAGGATCATGCTTGGCCAAAGTGATACAGTCATTGCAGGCGGAGCGGAATCCATGAGCCTTTTGCCAATGATGGGCCATGTAACACGTCCGAACGCGAGACTTGCGGAAACGGCACCGGAATATTATATGGGTATGGGTCACACTGCCGAAGCCGTTGCAAAAAAATACGGAATTTCCCGTGACGATCAAGATGCATTTTCTGTTAGAAGTCATCAAAAGGCGGCTAAGGCCATTGCAGAAGGAAAGTTTTCGGATGAGATCGTACCGGTTGACGTAACGCTTCGTTCAGTGGGACCAGATCTTAAGTTGCAGGAAAAATCATTTACTTTTACACAGGATGAGGGCGTTCGACCAGGCACGACTGCTGAAGTGCTAAAAAAACTAAGACCCGCATTCTCTGTTACAGGATCCGTAACAGCAGGGAATTCATCACAAACGAGTGATGGTGCAGCCGCGGTCATGGTCATGGATGGGGAAAAGGCCTCTTCATTAGGGTTGAAACCGATGGGTAAGTTCCGTTCCTTTGCTGTAGCAGGGGTACCGCCTGAAATCATGGGCATCGGACCGATTGCGGCCATTCCAAAAGCTTTGAAGCTAGCGGGTCTTGAGTTATCCGATATTGGTTTATTTGAATTGAATGAAGCCTTTGCTTCCCAATCCATTCAAATCATTCGTGAGCTCGGATTGAATGAAGAGATTGTCAATGTGAATGGCGGAGCCATTGCCTTAGGCCATCCACTAGGATGTTCAGGAGCAAAATTGACATTAAGCCTGCTTCATGAAATGAAGCGCAGAAACCAACAGTTCGGAGTCGTGACAATGTGTATCGGCGGCGGAATGGGTGCTGCTGGAGTATTTGAATTATTGGCGTAA
- a CDS encoding metal ABC transporter ATP-binding protein: MNQAALKVENLTIAYHKKPVVEDVSFEVPEGNLIGIIGPNGAGKSTLIKGILELIPKISGQITIKGSTYKSMRKSIGYVPQRESVDWDFPTNALDVVMMGRYGHLGWLKRPGKSERQKGMECLDKVGMAEYANRQISQLSGGQQQRIFLARALAQEADIYFMDEPFVGVDAATEKAIIQLLMELKEKGKTVLVVHHDLSTVKEYFDWTMLLNKKVMKIGPTEEVFIPEYLQATYGGRLAILSDTKSGLLLK; this comes from the coding sequence ATGAATCAAGCAGCTTTGAAGGTCGAGAATTTAACGATTGCATATCATAAGAAGCCGGTTGTCGAAGATGTCTCATTTGAGGTGCCGGAAGGGAATTTAATCGGTATCATAGGCCCCAATGGAGCAGGGAAGTCCACTTTGATAAAGGGAATACTGGAATTGATCCCAAAAATATCGGGGCAAATCACAATAAAGGGTTCGACTTATAAATCGATGAGGAAGAGTATTGGCTATGTACCACAGCGTGAGTCAGTGGATTGGGATTTTCCAACCAACGCACTCGATGTCGTGATGATGGGCAGATATGGTCATCTCGGATGGCTGAAGCGACCAGGGAAGTCCGAGAGGCAGAAGGGGATGGAGTGCCTGGATAAGGTGGGAATGGCTGAATACGCTAACCGCCAGATCAGCCAGCTATCAGGTGGACAGCAGCAACGGATATTCCTGGCCCGTGCATTGGCACAGGAAGCGGATATTTACTTTATGGATGAACCGTTCGTAGGGGTGGATGCGGCAACTGAGAAAGCAATCATACAATTGCTGATGGAATTGAAGGAAAAAGGCAAAACAGTTCTGGTTGTGCATCATGACCTATCCACTGTGAAGGAATATTTCGACTGGACGATGTTATTGAATAAAAAGGTGATGAAAATAGGTCCGACAGAAGAAGTGTTCATTCCCGAATACTTACAGGCAACATATGGAGGCCGCCTAGCAATACTATCAGACACTAAGTCCGGCCTTTTATTAAAATGA
- a CDS encoding metal ABC transporter permease has translation MMNILDIITDPNTRWILLGTMFLGLSSGVIGSFAYLRKQSLLGDTLAHAALPGICVAFMLTGVKSTSYFLIGAALAGLVAVFLISVLTRYSKIKQDAALGIVLSSFFGFGIVMLTQIQQSEYGNQSGLDTFLFGQTASMVMSDVYMMMTVSFILIFTCTVFFKEFKLLSFDPGFAKGMGLPVVFLDYFIMMLIVAAVVIGIQAVGVVLMASLLITPAVSARYWTERLHIMVILSGVFGMLSGVSGTLISTSVNDLPTGPLIVLSATVWFFFSMLFAPKRGVLSSIWRRVSTKKKYSLEQDRRKGSHSS, from the coding sequence ATGATGAACATACTGGATATTATTACTGATCCAAATACAAGGTGGATATTGCTTGGCACGATGTTCCTCGGATTAAGCAGCGGGGTCATCGGCAGCTTTGCCTACCTCAGAAAGCAGTCCTTGCTTGGCGACACGCTCGCACATGCAGCGTTACCAGGTATCTGTGTCGCCTTTATGTTAACTGGAGTGAAATCCACTTCCTACTTTCTAATAGGTGCTGCCTTGGCAGGCTTAGTGGCTGTCTTTTTGATCAGTGTGCTTACGAGATACAGTAAGATCAAGCAGGATGCGGCCTTGGGAATCGTCTTATCTTCTTTCTTTGGCTTCGGAATTGTCATGCTTACGCAGATCCAGCAGAGCGAGTATGGAAACCAGAGTGGATTGGATACCTTTTTATTCGGACAGACGGCGTCAATGGTCATGTCCGATGTATATATGATGATGACGGTTTCCTTTATTCTCATTTTCACTTGTACCGTATTTTTTAAAGAATTCAAATTACTGTCCTTTGACCCTGGGTTTGCTAAGGGGATGGGATTGCCGGTTGTTTTTCTGGATTATTTCATCATGATGCTGATCGTGGCAGCTGTAGTGATCGGTATCCAGGCTGTAGGCGTCGTATTGATGGCATCTTTACTGATAACTCCTGCGGTTTCTGCGAGGTATTGGACGGAGCGGCTGCATATCATGGTCATCCTGTCTGGTGTATTCGGAATGTTGAGCGGTGTGTCTGGAACGTTGATCAGTACATCTGTCAATGATTTGCCAACAGGACCGTTAATTGTCTTATCCGCGACGGTATGGTTTTTCTTTTCCATGCTTTTTGCACCTAAACGCGGAGTGCTTTCATCTATATGGAGAAGGGTATCGACGAAAAAGAAATATTCTCTCGAACAGGATAGAAGGAAAGGGAGCCACTCATCATGA
- a CDS encoding spore coat protein → MPNENKVQNPESPVAKTPQMNERDFINDMLTTEKYFCNSLSVTLHEMSNQALFQDIFSISKENQEMQRELFNLMFEKGWYSLEKAQATSLSQSYQQFSGYKNQFPAGTNIQ, encoded by the coding sequence ATGCCCAATGAAAACAAAGTCCAAAATCCAGAATCTCCCGTGGCAAAGACACCGCAAATGAATGAGAGGGATTTCATAAATGATATGCTAACAACTGAAAAATACTTTTGTAACTCCCTTTCCGTTACCCTACACGAAATGAGTAACCAAGCACTTTTCCAAGACATTTTCTCCATTTCCAAAGAAAATCAGGAGATGCAGCGAGAACTCTTTAACCTTATGTTCGAAAAAGGCTGGTATAGTTTAGAAAAGGCGCAAGCTACCAGCTTAAGCCAATCGTATCAACAATTTTCCGGTTATAAAAATCAATTTCCAGCTGGAACGAACATTCAATAA
- a CDS encoding LacI family DNA-binding transcriptional regulator, producing MTNIKEIAQCAGVSVSTVSRVLNDHPYVSPDKRKSVLEAIDRLNYSRNINAIHLSKGKTNLIGIIIPFNNHPYYGAIVNGITKQANAIGCHIVIFQTNYDREKEIQALNMLQMKQLDGIIVCSRISEIKIFLDYQKYGPIILCEDTAQAEFSSISIDHYAAFSCALEYVIAKGYKKIGYSLGRKKSRNSSHRTKAFNDIMNKHQLINNKEWLFEGSYHIKDGEQLFQEWNSMSDKPEAIIITNDDTAAGFILTAKKSGIRVPEDVAILGFNNDSLSEMLDITTISLPLEWIGKMAVDLFENPEVVKHVKLEYALIKRRTV from the coding sequence ATGACAAATATTAAAGAAATTGCTCAATGTGCTGGTGTATCTGTCTCAACAGTGTCTCGTGTATTGAATGATCATCCTTATGTAAGCCCCGATAAAAGAAAGAGCGTTTTAGAAGCCATCGATCGTTTGAATTATTCGAGAAACATCAACGCCATTCATCTTTCAAAAGGCAAAACTAATCTTATCGGCATCATCATCCCCTTCAACAATCACCCATATTACGGGGCAATCGTTAACGGAATCACTAAACAGGCAAATGCAATTGGCTGTCATATAGTCATCTTTCAAACCAATTATGACAGAGAGAAAGAAATCCAGGCTTTGAATATGCTGCAAATGAAGCAGCTCGATGGCATTATCGTTTGTTCAAGGATTTCGGAAATAAAAATCTTTTTGGATTATCAAAAATACGGACCGATCATCTTATGTGAAGATACAGCCCAGGCTGAATTCTCATCCATCAGCATTGATCATTATGCAGCTTTCTCCTGTGCACTTGAGTACGTGATTGCAAAAGGATATAAGAAAATTGGATACAGCCTTGGCCGTAAAAAGAGCAGAAATAGTTCTCATCGTACAAAGGCCTTTAACGATATCATGAATAAACATCAACTGATAAACAATAAAGAATGGCTGTTTGAAGGCAGTTACCACATTAAAGACGGTGAACAATTGTTTCAGGAATGGAATTCAATGTCAGATAAACCTGAAGCCATAATCATCACGAACGATGACACGGCGGCAGGCTTCATTCTTACCGCTAAGAAATCGGGTATAAGGGTACCGGAAGATGTGGCCATTCTCGGCTTCAATAATGATAGCCTTAGTGAAATGCTCGACATCACGACCATTTCCTTACCGCTGGAATGGATCGGGAAAATGGCAGTGGACTTATTTGAGAATCCTGAAGTGGTCAAACATGTAAAACTAGAATACGCTCTAATTAAAAGGAGGACCGTCTAG
- a CDS encoding FtsW/RodA/SpoVE family cell cycle protein yields the protein MEEQNKFSSRIDFSLVTILLLLCVGSCLAIYSAQTTGQYAENFLIKQIFWYIVGIGIVLGFITLDSDQLKKISWYAYGFGLFLLFLLIVMPSNIVPNINGARSWFVIPGIGSIQPSEFMKVFLILALANVISNHHLKNTLKTIQTDIWLLIKIGLVTGAPLLLIMQQPDLGTSLVIMSIMLGMIFISGVTWKILLPIVSGGIVVASTVLYFVLWKPEILEKYLGVKSYQFGRIYSWLDPYNYASSEGYHLTKSLLAIGSGQTTGKGIGSREVYLPESHSDFIFSIIGEEFGFIGSSIIISLFFLLIYHITKTGMDTKNNFYTYICVGVISMLTFHVFQNIGMTVGLLPITGIPLPFVSYGGSSLMGNMMAMGLIFSIRYHYKKYMFSTDI from the coding sequence ATGGAAGAACAAAATAAATTTTCATCACGGATAGATTTTTCTTTGGTCACAATATTGCTGTTATTATGCGTTGGAAGTTGCTTAGCAATCTATAGTGCCCAAACGACTGGACAGTACGCTGAAAACTTCTTAATTAAACAAATTTTTTGGTATATAGTAGGAATCGGAATCGTATTAGGGTTCATCACCCTGGATTCGGATCAGTTGAAAAAAATATCTTGGTATGCCTATGGCTTCGGATTATTTTTGCTTTTTTTGCTGATCGTTATGCCAAGTAACATCGTACCTAATATAAATGGTGCAAGAAGCTGGTTCGTCATTCCAGGAATCGGTTCGATTCAGCCATCGGAATTCATGAAGGTTTTCCTGATTTTGGCTTTAGCAAATGTCATCTCAAACCATCATCTCAAAAACACGCTGAAAACAATTCAAACGGATATATGGCTGCTTATTAAAATCGGTCTTGTGACCGGTGCCCCCTTATTGTTAATCATGCAACAGCCAGATTTGGGTACCTCGCTTGTCATCATGTCAATCATGCTCGGAATGATTTTCATTTCAGGGGTAACATGGAAGATCCTGCTGCCGATCGTTTCAGGAGGAATTGTCGTCGCTTCAACGGTCCTATACTTTGTCCTTTGGAAGCCGGAGATCTTGGAAAAATACCTAGGGGTAAAATCCTATCAATTCGGCCGTATCTATTCTTGGCTGGATCCATATAATTATGCCAGCTCCGAAGGGTATCACTTAACCAAATCCTTACTGGCCATCGGCTCCGGCCAGACTACAGGCAAGGGAATCGGTTCGAGGGAAGTGTATTTGCCTGAGAGTCATTCAGATTTCATTTTCAGCATCATCGGTGAAGAATTCGGCTTCATCGGATCAAGTATTATAATTTCCTTGTTTTTCCTATTGATTTACCACATAACAAAAACGGGAATGGACACGAAAAATAACTTCTATACATATATCTGTGTTGGCGTTATAAGCATGTTGACGTTTCACGTTTTTCAAAACATCGGCATGACTGTAGGCCTTTTGCCGATTACGGGGATTCCGCTTCCATTTGTCAGTTATGGAGGAAGCTCGCTAATGGGGAACATGATGGCCATGGGCTTAATATTCAGCATTCGGTATCACTATAAGAAGTATATGTTTTCAACGGATATCTAA
- a CDS encoding metal ABC transporter solute-binding protein, Zn/Mn family, translating to MGFLKSIGGVLAALLILTGCGNDTVEKDNGNGKLDVVTTTGMIGDLVENIGGKHVEVTSLMGPGVDPHLYKATQGDVETLDSADMIFYNGVHLEGKMTDIFEMMSKDKPTIAVTEDFKENQLRKVSATEHDPHVWFDVKLWIVAADTVKKELIANDPDHEAEFRENYEEYVLQLEELDKYVQDEINKIPEDQRVLVTAHDAFGYYGKSYGLDVRGLQGINTLSEYGSKDVTDMRNYLVENKIKAIFIESSVPRKAIEAVIQGAGKQGHKVEIGGELFSDAMGEKGTEEGTYIGMVRHNTDTIVHALK from the coding sequence ATGGGTTTTCTAAAATCTATTGGGGGCGTGCTTGCTGCATTGCTGATTTTAACAGGGTGCGGCAATGATACGGTCGAAAAGGATAACGGCAATGGCAAGTTGGACGTCGTTACAACGACGGGAATGATTGGGGATTTGGTTGAGAATATCGGCGGTAAACATGTCGAGGTCACCAGTTTAATGGGACCGGGAGTCGACCCCCATCTATATAAAGCGACACAGGGTGATGTGGAGACACTGGATTCGGCTGATATGATTTTTTATAATGGTGTGCATCTTGAAGGGAAAATGACGGATATATTCGAAATGATGAGCAAGGATAAACCGACGATTGCCGTAACGGAGGACTTCAAGGAGAACCAGCTTCGCAAAGTGAGTGCTACGGAGCATGATCCCCACGTATGGTTTGATGTAAAGCTTTGGATCGTAGCGGCGGACACAGTCAAGAAAGAGTTGATTGCCAATGATCCGGACCATGAAGCGGAGTTTCGTGAAAATTATGAAGAGTACGTCCTGCAATTGGAGGAACTTGATAAATATGTTCAAGATGAAATTAATAAAATTCCAGAAGATCAACGGGTGCTCGTTACAGCACATGATGCTTTTGGATACTACGGTAAGTCATATGGCCTGGACGTAAGGGGTCTCCAAGGAATCAATACATTATCGGAATATGGATCAAAAGATGTTACTGATATGCGGAATTATCTTGTGGAGAACAAAATAAAAGCGATTTTCATTGAGTCAAGCGTACCAAGGAAGGCTATCGAGGCTGTCATTCAAGGTGCAGGGAAGCAGGGCCACAAAGTTGAAATCGGCGGTGAATTGTTCTCGGATGCAATGGGTGAAAAAGGGACGGAAGAAGGAACGTATATCGGGATGGTCCGTCATAATACCGACACCATCGTTCATGCTTTGAAATAA
- a CDS encoding metal ABC transporter permease, which produces MNDFWIILVGALVAGSCSVLGCFLIVRKMTLIGDAISHSVLPGIVLAFLITGTRDSVPMLIGAAALGLLTVFLIQLFQSSGVQADAAIGIVFTSLFATGIVLVSLYTQQIDFDLEHVLYGEIAYTPWNTMTIAGIEVGPKAVWIVGSCFILNLILIFLFFKQFKLVSFDPSLAAAMGIPVLFFHYLLMSLISLTTVASFDSVGSILVVGMLIIPAATAYLLSDRLSRMILVSIGVGVLSSVIGYYSATILDASISGCMVGSAAILFGLAFLFSPSHGLVSRLLKRRKSKESQA; this is translated from the coding sequence ATGAATGATTTTTGGATTATCTTAGTCGGAGCATTAGTGGCGGGTTCTTGCAGTGTATTAGGATGCTTTTTGATAGTCAGGAAAATGACGTTGATTGGGGATGCCATCAGTCATTCTGTTTTGCCGGGAATCGTATTAGCGTTTTTAATAACGGGGACCCGTGATTCGGTTCCAATGCTGATCGGGGCTGCTGCGCTCGGCTTGCTTACCGTATTCTTGATTCAGCTTTTCCAATCGTCGGGCGTTCAAGCTGACGCAGCGATCGGGATTGTATTTACTTCCCTTTTTGCAACGGGAATCGTACTTGTGAGCTTGTATACGCAACAAATAGATTTTGACCTGGAACATGTCCTTTATGGCGAAATAGCCTATACTCCCTGGAACACAATGACAATCGCGGGAATCGAAGTTGGACCAAAAGCTGTTTGGATAGTTGGCAGTTGTTTTATCCTGAACCTCATACTGATCTTCCTTTTCTTCAAACAGTTTAAACTCGTGTCATTTGATCCATCACTTGCTGCTGCAATGGGAATTCCTGTACTGTTCTTTCATTACTTATTGATGAGCCTCATTTCACTGACAACTGTAGCTTCTTTTGATAGTGTAGGTTCCATTTTAGTAGTTGGAATGCTCATCATACCTGCGGCAACGGCTTATCTGCTGTCAGACCGTTTAAGCCGCATGATATTGGTCAGTATCGGGGTCGGGGTGCTAAGTTCCGTCATTGGCTACTATTCAGCCACCATTTTGGATGCTTCGATATCAGGTTGCATGGTGGGTTCGGCCGCCATATTATTCGGATTGGCCTTTCTCTTTTCCCCAAGCCATGGATTGGTCAGCAGATTGCTGAAACGGAGAAAATCAAAGGAATCACAAGCATAG
- a CDS encoding 3-hydroxyacyl-CoA dehydrogenase/enoyl-CoA hydratase family protein, whose product MNLVRQIRKAAVLGSGVMGSGIAAHLANIGIPTLLLDIVPRELTEDEKKKGLTLDNKQVRNRISQTAITKLLKQKPAPLSAKGNIALIEAGNLEDDISRLKDVDWIIEVVVEKLEVKQSVFAQVDQHRKPGSIVSSNTSGISIEAMAEGRSEDFQKHFLGTHFFNPPRYLKLLEIIPTKATSPEVLEYMKRFGEDVLGKGVVEAKDTPNFIANRIGTYGLLVTLREMQKGGYSVGEVDSVTGPLIGRATSATFRTLDVVGLDTFAHVARNVYDQVDGEEKDVFKIPDFMNEMLKNGWLGSKSGQGFFLKKGKEILELNPETLEYEARKRLKTPSIEMAKQAKGLENKMKALVYSEDRAGQLLWNVLNPALVYSAQLLGDIADDIVGIDQAMKWGFGWSTGPFETWDAIGVEKSVARMEAEGITVPQWVKDMLAKGITSFYKEENGIVHYYDNGEYKELVENPKVINLKAIKKQKGVIKKNSGASLMDIGDGVALLEFTSPNNAIGLDIIQMINAAVDEAEANFKGLVIGNQGKNFCVGANIAMMLMEAQDDNIFELDMVISQFQKAMLKIKYSAVPVVVAPFNMTLGGGAEVSLPAARIQATTETYMGLVEAGVGLIPGGGGTKELYVKTLRNMPKGVDFDLQKVANQVFETVAMAKVSTSAEEAKGNNFLNSADGISVNADHQLYDAKQAVLSMHEQGYTAPARTKIPVVGETGYAALLLGAESMRLSGFLSDHDLVIAKELAYVLAGGKLPFGTEVDEQYILNLEKQAFLKLISTPKSQARMQHMLIKGKPLRN is encoded by the coding sequence ATGAACTTGGTTCGACAAATACGAAAGGCTGCTGTTCTAGGGTCAGGAGTTATGGGATCAGGGATTGCTGCACACCTTGCTAACATCGGCATTCCGACTTTATTATTGGATATTGTACCTCGTGAGCTCACTGAGGATGAAAAGAAAAAGGGACTGACATTAGATAATAAACAAGTGCGTAACCGCATCAGTCAAACTGCGATTACGAAACTTTTAAAACAGAAACCAGCTCCGCTTTCTGCTAAGGGAAACATTGCGTTGATCGAGGCGGGAAACCTGGAAGATGATATAAGTCGTTTAAAGGATGTCGATTGGATCATCGAAGTGGTCGTTGAGAAACTTGAGGTGAAGCAAAGCGTGTTTGCCCAGGTTGATCAGCATCGTAAACCAGGAAGCATCGTTTCATCGAATACATCTGGAATTTCAATCGAAGCGATGGCAGAAGGCCGTTCGGAGGACTTTCAAAAGCACTTCCTGGGAACACACTTCTTCAATCCGCCGCGTTATCTTAAATTGTTGGAGATCATCCCTACTAAAGCAACTTCACCAGAAGTGCTCGAATACATGAAACGATTCGGCGAAGATGTACTGGGAAAAGGTGTCGTCGAAGCCAAGGATACCCCTAACTTCATCGCAAACCGTATTGGAACCTATGGTTTATTGGTCACTCTGCGGGAAATGCAAAAAGGCGGATACAGTGTTGGTGAGGTCGATTCGGTTACAGGTCCGTTGATTGGAAGGGCAACTAGCGCAACTTTCCGGACACTTGATGTAGTCGGATTGGATACCTTTGCACATGTTGCCAGAAACGTATATGACCAGGTGGATGGAGAAGAAAAGGACGTTTTCAAAATACCTGATTTCATGAATGAAATGCTTAAGAATGGGTGGCTTGGAAGCAAGTCAGGCCAAGGGTTTTTCTTGAAAAAAGGCAAGGAAATCCTTGAACTGAATCCCGAAACCCTTGAATATGAAGCACGAAAAAGATTAAAAACGCCTTCCATCGAAATGGCTAAACAGGCCAAGGGCTTGGAAAATAAAATGAAAGCGCTTGTTTATAGCGAAGACCGTGCCGGCCAATTACTTTGGAATGTTCTGAATCCGGCGCTTGTGTATTCTGCCCAGCTGCTTGGGGACATTGCGGATGACATCGTGGGGATCGATCAAGCGATGAAATGGGGATTCGGATGGTCCACAGGTCCTTTTGAAACCTGGGATGCGATAGGTGTAGAAAAATCGGTAGCCCGAATGGAAGCTGAAGGCATCACCGTTCCGCAATGGGTGAAGGATATGCTCGCTAAAGGCATCACTTCTTTCTATAAAGAAGAAAATGGCATAGTTCACTATTATGATAATGGTGAATATAAAGAACTTGTCGAAAATCCTAAAGTGATCAATCTTAAAGCGATCAAGAAGCAAAAAGGCGTAATCAAGAAAAACAGTGGTGCAAGCTTGATGGATATCGGCGATGGAGTGGCTCTTCTTGAATTCACTTCACCGAATAATGCAATCGGTCTGGATATCATACAAATGATCAATGCTGCGGTCGACGAAGCGGAAGCGAATTTCAAAGGCCTGGTCATCGGAAACCAAGGAAAGAATTTCTGTGTAGGCGCTAATATTGCAATGATGCTAATGGAAGCGCAAGATGACAATATTTTTGAACTCGATATGGTCATCAGCCAATTCCAAAAGGCGATGCTTAAAATCAAGTACAGTGCAGTTCCTGTAGTGGTTGCCCCGTTTAATATGACACTTGGCGGGGGTGCTGAAGTATCTCTTCCGGCTGCGCGCATCCAGGCAACGACTGAAACGTATATGGGACTAGTGGAAGCTGGTGTAGGCTTGATCCCAGGCGGCGGAGGGACTAAAGAACTTTATGTGAAGACGTTGAGGAATATGCCGAAGGGCGTCGACTTTGACTTACAGAAAGTGGCCAACCAAGTATTTGAAACGGTCGCCATGGCAAAAGTTTCGACCTCCGCCGAGGAAGCAAAAGGTAATAATTTCCTTAATTCAGCTGATGGAATAAGCGTGAATGCGGATCATCAGCTATATGATGCGAAACAGGCGGTACTTTCCATGCATGAACAAGGTTATACCGCTCCAGCCCGCACAAAGATCCCTGTCGTAGGTGAAACGGGATATGCCGCACTTCTATTAGGAGCGGAATCCATGCGCCTTTCAGGATTCTTATCAGATCATGACCTTGTCATAGCCAAAGAGCTTGCATACGTCCTTGCAGGGGGAAAACTCCCATTTGGCACGGAAGTAGATGAACAGTATATCTTGAACTTAGAAAAACAAGCATTCCTAAAACTGATTTCGACTCCGAAATCTCAGGCAAGGATGCAGCACATGCTTATTAAAGGGAAACCACTCCGTAATTGA
- a CDS encoding proline dehydrogenase family protein — translation MERILKNLFLFLSKNKGMTKGAKKYGLRFGASRFVAGDSLDMACEVIADLNRKGLAVTIDYLGEFIEDEQEARKMADECIEAIRMIGRNELDSQLSLKLTSMGLDVSERVVMNNMRRILDEAKAHRVFVTLDMEDFPRCQQTLDVFKNLKSEYNELGTVIQAYLYRTEKDIEELDAYHPNLRLVKGAYKEPREVAFPEKEDVDENFKKIIKKHMQNGNYTAVATHDDKIIDYTRDLVKDHGIPRDRFEFQMLYGIRNEKQLELAKEGYKVRVYVPYGTDWYGYFMRRLAERPANIAFVLKGLFKK, via the coding sequence ATGGAAAGAATATTGAAAAATCTATTCCTTTTTTTATCAAAGAACAAAGGCATGACAAAAGGAGCGAAAAAATACGGGCTGCGGTTTGGAGCATCTCGTTTCGTCGCAGGAGATTCCTTGGATATGGCATGTGAAGTGATTGCAGATCTTAATCGGAAAGGGCTTGCTGTCACCATTGATTATTTAGGTGAATTCATTGAAGATGAACAAGAAGCAAGGAAGATGGCAGATGAGTGCATCGAAGCGATCCGCATGATAGGCAGAAATGAACTGGATTCACAGTTATCCCTGAAGCTGACATCGATGGGCTTGGATGTGTCCGAACGAGTCGTAATGAATAACATGCGGAGGATCTTAGATGAAGCTAAAGCCCATCGTGTTTTCGTGACGCTTGATATGGAAGATTTTCCGCGCTGTCAGCAAACTTTGGATGTATTCAAAAACCTAAAGTCTGAATATAATGAATTGGGGACTGTTATCCAAGCTTATCTGTATCGGACTGAGAAGGATATTGAGGAGCTGGATGCATACCATCCGAATCTAAGACTTGTTAAAGGGGCTTATAAAGAACCAAGGGAAGTGGCTTTTCCCGAGAAAGAAGATGTGGATGAGAATTTTAAGAAAATCATCAAGAAGCATATGCAAAATGGCAATTACACTGCCGTTGCCACACATGATGATAAAATCATTGATTATACGAGGGACTTGGTCAAAGATCACGGAATTCCCCGGGATCGCTTTGAATTTCAAATGTTATACGGCATCCGTAATGAAAAGCAGCTTGAACTTGCTAAAGAAGGATATAAGGTAAGGGTGTATGTTCCTTACGGTACGGATTGGTATGGATATTTCATGCGCCGCCTTGCGGAGAGACCGGCCAATATTGCTTTCGTTTTAAAAGGCCTTTTCAAGAAATAG
- a CDS encoding YuzL family protein: MMKRKDNPSKAAVSAASVKGNAGPGAERQHGINKVNSQNNQFKR; encoded by the coding sequence ATAATGAAGCGTAAAGATAATCCTTCTAAAGCAGCCGTAAGCGCAGCAAGCGTTAAAGGCAATGCCGGCCCTGGCGCTGAACGTCAACATGGAATCAATAAAGTGAACAGCCAGAACAATCAGTTCAAAAGATAA